In Desulforamulus hydrothermalis Lam5 = DSM 18033, a genomic segment contains:
- a CDS encoding 4Fe-4S dicluster domain-containing protein: MNTYLLKPGGGNTLGAVQEFFKSLITSGKVSAVLAPREVAAKTNVVPVLIKDPALFEGVNPFAPVNSFNTARLVANLSRNLPAKVAVVLRSCELRALYELVKLQQAKLDNLLIIGVDCAGTFAAKDYAAMVKENNFDAKQWVNMAADGKNPTGAAQRRACTVCAYPEAGNADIILGWLGMGGNLLITARDEVDLAGLDGLVSANTPDTRIKLLAKLAEEKKQAKEKAVSEFKNNVTDMEKLAAVLATCIKCQNCRQACPICFCRECVSAGPIFDHNGEKYMEYAKRKGAIELPTDTVLFHLTRVNHMGLSCVGCGQCENACPMDIPVGLMFQALSQANQDRFAYEPGRSLDEPIPLTVYKEHELEELNTGKH; the protein is encoded by the coding sequence ATGAATACTTACTTGTTAAAACCAGGCGGAGGGAATACCCTGGGTGCCGTTCAGGAGTTTTTTAAGTCATTAATTACCTCCGGTAAGGTTAGTGCTGTATTGGCCCCCCGTGAGGTGGCAGCAAAAACCAATGTGGTACCTGTCTTAATAAAAGATCCGGCCCTGTTTGAGGGGGTTAATCCTTTTGCACCGGTTAACAGCTTTAATACAGCCAGGTTAGTGGCCAACCTTTCCCGTAATTTGCCGGCAAAGGTTGCAGTGGTACTCCGATCCTGTGAACTGCGTGCCCTGTACGAACTGGTTAAGCTGCAGCAGGCCAAGCTGGATAATTTGCTTATTATCGGTGTGGATTGCGCCGGTACTTTTGCGGCCAAAGATTATGCCGCCATGGTTAAAGAAAATAATTTTGATGCTAAACAATGGGTCAACATGGCTGCCGACGGCAAAAACCCTACCGGAGCAGCACAGCGTAGGGCCTGTACCGTATGTGCCTATCCCGAAGCAGGCAACGCTGACATTATCTTGGGCTGGCTGGGGATGGGCGGCAACCTGTTAATAACTGCCAGAGATGAAGTTGATCTTGCCGGACTGGATGGTTTAGTATCTGCCAACACGCCGGATACCAGGATTAAATTATTGGCCAAGCTGGCGGAAGAAAAGAAACAGGCCAAAGAGAAGGCTGTTTCTGAATTTAAAAATAACGTGACAGATATGGAAAAACTGGCTGCTGTACTGGCCACCTGCATTAAGTGCCAGAACTGCCGGCAGGCCTGCCCCATTTGCTTCTGCCGTGAATGCGTGTCCGCCGGTCCTATTTTTGACCATAACGGTGAAAAATACATGGAATATGCTAAGCGGAAAGGCGCCATCGAACTACCGACTGATACCGTGTTATTCCACCTGACCAGGGTCAACCATATGGGTCTCTCCTGCGTTGGCTGCGGGCAGTGCGAAAATGCCTGCCCCATGGATATTCCCGTCGGTCTTATGTTTCAGGCCCTGTCCCAAGCCAACCAGGACCGTTTTGCCTACGAGCCGGGACGCTCGCTGGATGAACCTATACCTTTGACTGTTTATAAAGAGCATGAGCTGGAAGAACTTAATACCGGCAAACACTAA
- a CDS encoding hydrogenase iron-sulfur subunit: MSVPEQKIQTEFEPKIIAILCNWCSYTGADLAGTARIQYPPNVRIIRVMCSGSVDPLYMIKPILDGADAVLVGGUHEGDCHYGSGNYKARRKVAIARNVLQQLGIPDERLWLRFISASQGAYFGEVITEMTQKLKQLGPNPLRKNWEI, translated from the coding sequence ATGAGTGTACCTGAACAAAAAATTCAAACTGAGTTCGAACCCAAGATTATCGCCATACTCTGTAACTGGTGTTCCTACACCGGTGCGGATTTGGCCGGTACAGCCCGTATCCAGTATCCCCCTAACGTAAGGATTATCCGAGTAATGTGCAGCGGTTCGGTGGACCCACTTTATATGATTAAACCCATTCTTGACGGTGCGGATGCCGTTTTGGTGGGTGGTTGACACGAAGGTGACTGCCACTATGGTAGTGGCAATTACAAGGCCCGTCGTAAAGTGGCCATTGCCAGAAACGTACTCCAACAACTTGGTATCCCCGATGAGCGGTTATGGCTGCGCTTTATCAGTGCTTCCCAGGGTGCCTACTTTGGGGAAGTTATCACTGAAATGACCCAAAAGCTGAAACAGCTAGGACCTAACCCGCTGCGTAAAAACTGGGAAATCTAA
- a CDS encoding CoB--CoM heterodisulfide reductase iron-sulfur subunit A family protein, with protein sequence MTDKKQIGAVLVVGGGISGMQSALDLAEAGYRVYLVEKKPAIGGTMARLDKTFPTNDCAMCTMSPKLVDVGRHLNIEIITGAELVGLEGEPGNFKAKVLQQARCVSLDKCIGCGACAEACPVKVEDDFDGGLGKRKAIYKLYAQATPNAYAVDKSKCLKIKNPKACGKCIKACPAGAIDHSMADTELELAVGAVILSPGFEPMDGNLREEFGWGRFPNVLTSLQFERLLSASGPTMGHLVRPSDHVEPKRIAFIQCVGSRDSAKGNHYCSAVCCMYATKHAIIAQEHEPGLQTKIFYMDVRAYGKDFEKYYDRARLQHGVQYEKAMVSTVKEDPATHNLIIRYRNADGSFSEEEFDMVILSVGLKPASSNAKLARACGIELDEYGFCQTSEFIPGQTSRSGVFASGAFCAPKDIPETVVDASAAAANASRLLSAVRGTLSKVKEYPPERDITQEEPRVGVFVCNCGINIGSVVRVPEVAQFAANLPGVVHSEEFLFSCSQDSIEKIKERINQHKLNRVVVASCTPRTHAPLFMSSLKEAGLNPYLFEQANIREHASWVHRDQPDAATEKAKDLVKMAVAKVKLLKPVYTSFMDINRRALVIGGGVAGMTAALNLADQGFKVILVEKNDKLGGNALEVKYTMKGSDPAQLVNRLVQEVQKHPGIELNLNSTVKEVSGYLGNYQTTLNTPGGDRPVEHGVVIIATGAEAAATTEYLYGQHPGVLTQRELEHRLASTGLGKARNIVMIQCVGSRNSERPYCSRICCYSAVKNALKIKEQNPEANIFILYRDVRTYGFYEKYYAEARKKGVVFVRYTLEQPPKAEADGDKLKVIVTDHILKRELQLDTDLLVLSTGVIPAQGTETLSQIFKVSLNADGYFLEAHMKLRPVDFAADGLYLCGLAHSPKLIEESIAQANAAAIRATTLLSKDKLESLGNVAMVNPKWCKGCGLCVQACPYGARVLNELTGVAEVLDVLCQGCGACVATCPSGACQQKGFEKGQIIAMLDASNS encoded by the coding sequence ATGACGGATAAAAAACAAATCGGTGCGGTTCTGGTTGTGGGCGGAGGCATATCAGGCATGCAGTCCGCCCTGGACCTGGCCGAAGCAGGCTACCGGGTATATCTGGTGGAGAAAAAGCCCGCCATCGGTGGAACCATGGCCAGGCTGGACAAAACCTTCCCCACCAACGACTGTGCCATGTGCACCATGTCACCCAAACTGGTTGATGTGGGGCGGCATCTTAATATTGAAATTATTACCGGGGCAGAGCTGGTTGGCTTAGAAGGGGAGCCGGGCAACTTTAAAGCCAAGGTGCTGCAGCAGGCCCGCTGTGTCAGTTTAGACAAATGTATCGGCTGTGGTGCTTGCGCTGAGGCATGTCCGGTGAAGGTGGAGGATGATTTTGACGGCGGTTTAGGCAAGCGTAAGGCCATTTATAAATTGTATGCCCAGGCTACCCCCAACGCTTATGCCGTGGATAAAAGCAAATGTTTAAAAATCAAAAATCCCAAGGCCTGCGGCAAATGTATCAAGGCCTGTCCGGCAGGAGCCATTGACCACAGCATGGCTGACACCGAACTGGAGCTGGCAGTGGGTGCAGTAATTTTAAGCCCGGGTTTTGAACCGATGGACGGCAACCTGCGGGAAGAATTTGGCTGGGGGCGTTTCCCCAACGTATTAACCAGCCTGCAGTTTGAGCGGCTGCTTTCAGCCAGCGGTCCCACCATGGGCCACCTGGTACGTCCTTCGGATCATGTGGAGCCCAAGCGAATTGCTTTTATTCAATGCGTTGGTTCCCGTGACAGCGCCAAGGGCAATCATTACTGTTCGGCTGTTTGCTGCATGTATGCCACCAAACATGCCATTATTGCCCAGGAACATGAACCTGGTCTGCAAACCAAGATTTTTTATATGGATGTACGGGCTTATGGCAAAGATTTTGAAAAATATTATGACCGGGCCCGCCTGCAGCACGGGGTACAATACGAAAAAGCCATGGTTTCTACGGTAAAAGAAGATCCTGCCACCCACAACCTGATCATCCGCTATCGCAATGCTGACGGTTCCTTTAGCGAAGAAGAATTTGACATGGTAATTTTATCGGTAGGTTTAAAACCTGCTTCGAGCAATGCCAAACTGGCCAGGGCTTGCGGTATTGAATTAGACGAATACGGTTTTTGCCAGACCTCAGAATTTATTCCCGGCCAGACCAGCCGGTCCGGGGTATTTGCCAGCGGTGCCTTTTGTGCCCCCAAAGACATTCCGGAAACCGTGGTTGACGCCAGTGCAGCAGCAGCCAATGCATCACGTTTATTAAGCGCCGTGCGGGGTACCCTGAGCAAGGTCAAGGAATACCCGCCGGAACGGGATATCACTCAGGAAGAACCAAGGGTGGGCGTGTTTGTTTGCAACTGCGGTATTAATATCGGCAGTGTCGTGCGGGTACCGGAAGTGGCCCAATTTGCCGCAAACTTGCCCGGCGTGGTACACAGCGAAGAATTCCTGTTCAGCTGTTCCCAGGACAGTATTGAAAAAATTAAAGAACGGATTAACCAGCATAAGTTAAACCGGGTCGTAGTGGCTTCCTGTACACCCAGAACCCACGCTCCCCTGTTTATGAGCAGCCTGAAAGAAGCGGGACTTAACCCTTACCTGTTTGAACAGGCAAATATTCGGGAGCATGCCTCCTGGGTGCATAGGGATCAACCGGATGCTGCCACCGAAAAAGCAAAAGATTTAGTTAAAATGGCGGTGGCAAAAGTTAAATTGCTTAAGCCGGTGTACACCTCATTTATGGACATCAATCGCCGGGCTCTGGTAATCGGCGGTGGCGTCGCCGGGATGACCGCGGCCCTTAACCTGGCAGACCAGGGCTTTAAAGTAATCCTGGTGGAGAAAAATGATAAGCTGGGTGGTAATGCCCTGGAAGTTAAATATACCATGAAAGGCAGCGATCCGGCTCAGCTGGTAAACCGACTGGTGCAAGAGGTGCAAAAGCATCCCGGCATTGAACTTAACCTTAATTCCACTGTCAAAGAAGTGTCAGGGTATTTAGGCAATTATCAAACCACCTTGAATACGCCCGGCGGTGATCGACCGGTGGAGCATGGTGTAGTGATAATAGCCACCGGGGCTGAGGCTGCTGCCACCACAGAATACCTTTACGGGCAACACCCGGGCGTGCTGACCCAGCGGGAATTGGAACATCGGCTGGCGAGCACCGGTCTTGGCAAGGCACGCAACATTGTTATGATTCAATGCGTGGGCTCCCGCAACAGTGAGCGACCCTATTGCAGCCGTATTTGCTGCTACAGTGCCGTGAAAAATGCCCTGAAAATTAAAGAACAAAATCCTGAGGCCAATATATTTATTCTTTACCGGGATGTTCGCACCTATGGTTTTTATGAAAAATATTACGCCGAGGCCAGAAAAAAAGGCGTGGTCTTTGTGCGCTACACCTTGGAACAGCCACCCAAAGCAGAGGCTGACGGGGATAAATTAAAGGTTATCGTTACCGACCACATTTTAAAAAGGGAACTACAATTAGATACCGATCTTTTGGTACTTAGCACCGGTGTTATTCCCGCCCAGGGTACGGAAACCTTAAGTCAAATCTTCAAAGTATCTTTAAACGCAGACGGTTACTTCCTGGAAGCTCATATGAAACTGCGGCCGGTGGATTTTGCTGCTGACGGATTATACCTGTGCGGCCTGGCCCACTCGCCTAAACTGATTGAAGAATCCATTGCCCAGGCCAATGCTGCCGCTATCCGGGCCACAACCCTGCTGTCTAAGGACAAATTGGAATCTCTGGGTAATGTAGCCATGGTTAACCCCAAGTGGTGCAAGGGATGCGGATTGTGTGTGCAGGCTTGTCCATACGGGGCAAGAGTGCTAAATGAACTGACCGGCGTGGCAGAAGTGCTGGATGTGCTATGTCAGGGCTGCGGGGCCTGTGTGGCCACCTGTCCCAGCGGTGCCTGCCAGCAAAAGGGCTTTGAGAAAGGGCAAATCATCGCCATGTTGGATGCCAGTAACAGCTAG
- a CDS encoding FAD-dependent oxidoreductase, with amino-acid sequence MSNVQTDKKLTGAAMVVGGGISGMQSALDLAESGFKVYLLEEQPAIGGTMARLDKTFPTNDCAMCIMSPKLVDTGRHKNIEIITGAKVKAVTGEPGNFKVTVQQKARYIDIKKCTGCGDCARVCPVELPNEFNGGIDTRKATYKLYAQATPNAFAIDKRGVAPCRAACPAGINVQGYVQLIKSGKYLDAWKMIYQEMPFPAICGRICAHPCQTACNRGKVDEPIQIATLKRFAADHAYQKDINELPLPQKETERDERVAVIGSGPAGLSCAYFLALKGYQVTIFEALPVTGGMMRVGIPEYRLPKKWLDLEIDLIKRLGVEIKVNTALGKDVTIDGLFKDGYKAIFLGVGAQKGFNLRVPGSDSKGVITAVEMLRQVGLGNKVSVGKKVAIIGGGNVAMDAARVSRRLGAEVHVFSLEAEGKLPASAEEIHEALEEGIVFHYAQSVQEIKTSQGKVSGLVTANVISIFDEQGRFAPRCGEEIAQWDGFDGVVVAIGQTPDLSFVGDKPLTNPQGNRIAADPDTLATGVPGIFAGGDAFTGPALLIDAVGAGKRAAISIHRYLQGEDLKAGRQFKVPEEKIAPIPRPADSYDKQPRVKQSYAPPERRSTNTEEVCLGFTPEQAQAEAARCLNCAICSECLQCVDACLPKAIDHSMQDREFELEVGALIMNPGFKPYDPSELTLYGYGKLPNVVTSIQFERILSASGPFAGHMVRPSDHKEPTKIAWIQCVGSRNERIGKGYCSSVCCMYAIKQAIIAKEHSHDPLEAKIFYMDMRTPGKDFERYLNRAKDEHGVQFIRSRIYGIDPAKDGSDDVLIRYADEAGNLYHETFDMVVLSVGLSAPEGAKELGQAAGIRLDKYGFCRTGTFTPGCSSREGIYVSGAFGEPKDIPETAVDASAAAAMVSRLLAPARGTMTAVQEFPPEKDVTNQLPRIGVFVCNCGINIGSVVKVSEVAEFAKTLPGVVHTEEFLFTCSQDNIIKIKERIQEHNLNRVVVASCTPRTHAPLFQSSMREAGLNPYLYEHANIREQSSWVHREHPAEATEKAKDLVKMAVYKVRLLKPVQTTFIDVNQRVLVVGGGVAGLTNALSLAEQGYAVTLVEKTGNLGGRATELRYSLQGEDIPAFVAKLKADVTANQLIDVVLNAQVTEVTGYLGNYKTTLVQSDGNKLEVEHGAVVIATGADEVVPDSYLYGSHPAVITQTQLEQKLADQGLGDARTVVMINCVGSREPDRPYCSRVCCSQAIKNALQVKKLNPAAQVVILYRDIRTYGFKEEYYTEARRQGVIFIRYSLDNKPQVVANGNKVTVTVNDHVLQQPVKIDADILALANGIKPRPDTEVLSQLFKVPLNADGFYLEAHMKLRPVDFAADGLYLCGLAHGPKTVNECIAQANAASIRAVTLLSKGRLESLGITAEVDLELCKGCGICVSACAYGARVLDERRGVAYVREVLCQGCGACVAACPSGATQQKGFAKDQLLAMMDAAL; translated from the coding sequence ATGAGCAACGTCCAAACCGATAAGAAATTAACCGGTGCGGCAATGGTTGTGGGCGGTGGCATCTCGGGCATGCAATCCGCCCTTGACCTGGCTGAATCCGGTTTTAAGGTTTATTTATTAGAGGAACAACCTGCCATTGGGGGTACCATGGCCCGGCTGGATAAAACTTTTCCTACCAACGACTGTGCCATGTGTATTATGTCGCCTAAGCTGGTAGACACCGGACGGCATAAAAATATTGAAATTATTACCGGCGCCAAAGTCAAAGCAGTAACCGGGGAACCTGGCAATTTTAAGGTGACAGTGCAGCAGAAAGCCCGCTATATCGATATAAAAAAGTGTACCGGCTGTGGTGATTGCGCCCGGGTTTGCCCCGTTGAACTGCCCAACGAATTTAACGGCGGCATTGATACCCGTAAAGCCACTTACAAATTGTATGCACAGGCTACACCAAACGCTTTTGCCATAGATAAAAGGGGAGTTGCCCCCTGTCGGGCTGCCTGTCCGGCCGGCATTAATGTGCAGGGTTATGTGCAGTTGATTAAGTCCGGCAAATATCTTGATGCTTGGAAAATGATTTATCAGGAAATGCCTTTCCCGGCCATCTGCGGCCGCATTTGCGCCCATCCCTGCCAAACTGCCTGTAACCGTGGTAAGGTGGATGAGCCCATTCAAATTGCTACTCTCAAAAGATTTGCTGCCGATCATGCTTATCAAAAAGATATTAACGAATTACCTTTACCGCAAAAAGAAACTGAACGTGATGAAAGGGTAGCGGTTATCGGGTCCGGTCCGGCTGGTTTGTCCTGTGCTTATTTCCTGGCTTTAAAGGGATATCAGGTAACTATATTTGAGGCTTTGCCGGTTACCGGCGGGATGATGCGGGTAGGCATACCGGAGTACCGGTTACCCAAGAAATGGCTTGATTTGGAAATTGATTTAATTAAGCGCCTGGGCGTTGAAATTAAGGTAAATACCGCCCTGGGCAAAGATGTTACCATAGACGGTTTGTTTAAAGACGGATACAAGGCTATTTTTCTGGGCGTCGGTGCCCAAAAAGGATTTAACCTGAGGGTACCGGGCAGCGACTCCAAGGGAGTAATTACAGCTGTAGAGATGCTGCGCCAAGTGGGATTGGGCAATAAAGTTTCGGTGGGCAAAAAAGTTGCCATCATCGGCGGTGGTAATGTGGCCATGGACGCTGCCCGTGTATCCCGCCGGCTGGGTGCCGAAGTCCACGTCTTTTCACTGGAAGCCGAGGGTAAATTACCTGCCAGTGCGGAAGAAATCCATGAAGCCCTGGAGGAAGGCATTGTTTTCCACTATGCCCAGAGTGTACAAGAAATTAAAACCAGTCAAGGCAAGGTCAGCGGGCTGGTAACTGCCAATGTAATCAGTATTTTTGACGAACAAGGCCGTTTTGCGCCCCGGTGTGGCGAGGAAATTGCCCAATGGGATGGTTTTGACGGGGTTGTGGTGGCTATCGGTCAAACCCCGGATTTATCCTTCGTGGGTGACAAACCCTTAACCAACCCTCAAGGCAACCGCATTGCGGCAGACCCGGACACCTTGGCCACCGGAGTACCCGGTATTTTTGCCGGCGGTGATGCCTTTACCGGACCGGCCCTGTTGATTGATGCTGTAGGTGCCGGTAAACGAGCTGCCATAAGTATACACCGTTATCTTCAGGGAGAAGATCTCAAAGCCGGGCGTCAATTCAAGGTGCCGGAAGAAAAAATTGCCCCCATACCAAGGCCGGCGGATTCTTATGACAAGCAGCCCCGGGTCAAGCAGTCCTATGCGCCGCCTGAGCGGCGATCCACCAATACAGAAGAGGTTTGCCTGGGTTTCACTCCCGAACAAGCTCAGGCAGAAGCAGCCCGCTGTCTTAACTGTGCCATTTGTTCTGAATGTTTGCAGTGTGTAGATGCCTGCCTGCCCAAGGCCATCGACCACAGTATGCAGGATCGGGAGTTTGAGCTTGAAGTTGGGGCGTTAATAATGAACCCTGGTTTTAAACCATATGATCCGTCAGAGTTGACGCTGTATGGTTATGGCAAACTGCCCAATGTGGTTACCAGTATCCAGTTCGAACGGATTTTGTCAGCCAGCGGGCCCTTTGCCGGGCATATGGTGCGTCCTTCGGATCACAAAGAACCCACCAAAATTGCCTGGATTCAGTGTGTTGGTTCCCGTAATGAGCGGATTGGCAAGGGCTACTGCTCATCTGTTTGCTGCATGTATGCCATTAAGCAGGCCATCATTGCCAAGGAGCACAGCCACGATCCCCTGGAGGCCAAAATATTCTATATGGATATGCGAACTCCCGGCAAGGATTTTGAACGTTATTTAAACCGAGCCAAGGATGAGCATGGCGTACAATTTATTCGTTCTCGTATTTATGGTATTGATCCTGCCAAAGACGGCAGTGATGATGTACTAATTCGTTATGCCGACGAAGCAGGCAACCTTTACCATGAAACCTTTGATATGGTGGTGCTGTCCGTAGGCTTGTCAGCTCCCGAGGGAGCTAAAGAACTGGGGCAGGCTGCCGGTATCCGGTTGGATAAATACGGTTTTTGCCGTACCGGTACCTTTACACCGGGCTGCAGCTCCAGGGAAGGTATTTATGTCAGCGGTGCCTTTGGCGAACCAAAGGATATTCCGGAAACCGCTGTAGATGCCAGTGCCGCAGCTGCCATGGTTTCCCGGTTGCTGGCACCTGCCCGCGGCACGATGACTGCTGTACAGGAGTTTCCGCCGGAAAAAGATGTCACCAATCAGTTGCCCAGAATCGGCGTGTTTGTTTGCAACTGCGGTATTAATATCGGCAGTGTAGTTAAAGTATCCGAAGTGGCGGAGTTTGCCAAAACCCTGCCGGGAGTGGTGCATACCGAAGAATTTTTGTTTACTTGCTCACAGGATAACATTATTAAGATTAAAGAACGCATTCAGGAACATAACCTGAACCGGGTGGTGGTAGCCTCCTGCACTCCCAGAACCCACGCTCCGTTGTTCCAAAGCAGCATGCGGGAAGCCGGTTTAAATCCTTACTTGTACGAGCATGCCAACATTCGTGAGCAGTCCTCCTGGGTGCACCGGGAACATCCGGCGGAAGCAACCGAAAAAGCCAAGGATTTAGTTAAAATGGCTGTTTACAAGGTGCGGTTGTTAAAGCCTGTGCAAACCACTTTTATTGATGTCAATCAGCGGGTGCTGGTGGTGGGCGGCGGCGTAGCCGGCCTGACGAACGCCCTGTCTTTGGCGGAACAGGGTTATGCCGTTACCCTGGTAGAAAAAACCGGCAACTTAGGCGGCCGGGCCACCGAACTGCGGTACAGCCTGCAGGGCGAAGACATACCCGCCTTTGTGGCAAAACTGAAAGCCGATGTAACAGCCAATCAATTAATAGATGTGGTCCTTAACGCCCAGGTCACAGAGGTAACCGGTTATCTGGGCAACTATAAAACCACTCTGGTACAAAGCGACGGCAACAAGCTGGAGGTAGAACACGGGGCGGTTGTAATTGCCACCGGCGCCGATGAAGTTGTACCGGACAGCTACCTCTATGGCAGCCATCCGGCGGTGATAACCCAAACCCAATTGGAGCAAAAACTGGCCGACCAGGGGCTGGGAGATGCCCGGACAGTTGTTATGATAAACTGTGTTGGTTCGAGAGAACCGGACAGACCATACTGCAGCAGGGTTTGTTGCAGTCAAGCCATTAAGAACGCTTTGCAGGTTAAAAAATTGAATCCGGCTGCTCAGGTGGTAATCCTGTACCGAGATATTCGTACTTACGGCTTCAAAGAAGAATATTACACCGAGGCCAGGCGGCAGGGCGTTATCTTTATCCGCTACAGTCTTGACAATAAACCGCAGGTGGTTGCCAACGGCAACAAAGTAACTGTAACCGTAAACGATCATGTGCTGCAGCAGCCCGTTAAAATTGATGCTGATATTTTAGCCCTGGCTAACGGAATAAAACCAAGGCCGGATACTGAAGTTCTAAGCCAGCTGTTTAAAGTTCCTTTAAACGCGGACGGTTTCTATCTGGAGGCTCACATGAAGTTGAGGCCGGTTGATTTTGCGGCGGACGGGCTTTACCTCTGCGGTTTGGCCCATGGACCCAAGACTGTTAATGAGTGCATTGCCCAGGCCAATGCGGCATCCATCCGTGCGGTAACTTTGTTGTCCAAGGGCAGGCTGGAATCGCTGGGCATTACCGCCGAAGTGGATTTGGAGCTCTGCAAGGGCTGCGGCATTTGTGTAAGCGCTTGTGCTTACGGTGCCCGGGTGCTGGACGAACGCAGGGGAGTTGCCTATGTACGGGAAGTGCTTTGCCAGGGCTGCGGTGCCTGCGTGGCAGCTTGCCCCAGTGGCGCTACCCAGCAAAAAGGCTTCGCCAAAGATCAGCTGCTGGCCATGATGGATGCGGCTCTGTGA
- a CDS encoding CoB--CoM heterodisulfide reductase iron-sulfur subunit B family protein, with the protein MKLAYYPGCSLEATAKEFDSSARAVCKALDIELAEIPEWTCCGATSAHATNHNLSVGLPALTIKQLQQMGLDCVVPCSACFNRLKTAEYNMINNTAFRQEMEQLLSFKFDGQPRVYDLLAYIVEKIGLPAISQKVQKPLKNLKIACYYGCLSVRPQAITGIDSVENPMQLDNLVKTLGATPVAWSYKVECCGAGHSVAKSSMVTDLSGRILAKARAAGANAVVNACPLCQTNLEMRRPPGEDLPVLFFTELMGLAFGLPETRHWWSKHLVDPSKLADSVQAGATS; encoded by the coding sequence ATGAAATTGGCTTATTATCCGGGTTGTTCCCTGGAAGCAACAGCCAAAGAATTTGACAGTTCGGCACGGGCTGTCTGCAAAGCGCTGGATATTGAACTGGCAGAAATCCCGGAATGGACCTGCTGCGGGGCTACCTCCGCCCACGCCACCAATCACAACCTGTCAGTAGGCCTGCCCGCTTTAACAATCAAGCAGCTTCAGCAGATGGGTCTTGATTGTGTAGTGCCCTGTTCAGCTTGTTTTAACAGACTTAAAACTGCAGAGTACAACATGATAAATAATACCGCATTTCGTCAAGAAATGGAGCAACTGTTAAGTTTTAAATTTGACGGTCAGCCCAGAGTATACGACTTGTTAGCTTATATTGTAGAAAAGATCGGCCTGCCGGCCATTAGCCAAAAGGTTCAGAAACCTTTGAAAAATCTTAAGATTGCTTGCTATTACGGCTGTTTGTCCGTACGTCCCCAGGCCATAACCGGTATTGACAGTGTTGAAAACCCTATGCAGCTTGATAACTTGGTAAAAACTTTGGGGGCTACACCTGTCGCATGGTCCTATAAGGTGGAATGTTGCGGTGCCGGCCATTCAGTGGCCAAGTCATCCATGGTAACTGATTTGTCAGGGAGAATCCTGGCCAAGGCGCGTGCGGCGGGAGCTAATGCGGTGGTTAATGCCTGCCCGCTGTGTCAAACCAACCTGGAGATGCGTCGGCCTCCGGGCGAGGATTTACCGGTGCTTTTCTTTACCGAATTGATGGGACTGGCTTTCGGGTTGCCTGAAACACGCCACTGGTGGAGCAAGCACCTGGTGGATCCCAGTAAACTGGCAGATTCTGTACAGGCTGGGGCAACTTCGTAA
- a CDS encoding 4Fe-4S dicluster domain-containing protein, whose amino-acid sequence MYIITEGGPKALDLNFTKVVNERSGQEIQTCYQCQKCASGCPIAEYGDMDTNQVLRMIQFGLKEEVLKSKAIWICVGCETCGARCPNGIRIAAVMDTLREMAIEEGVAPAEKDIYLFHQCFLDSVKSHGRVHEGTMLMRYKLKSGHLTDDVGVGLKMFLKGKLALFPHSVPSKTEVRRIFEWAKKK is encoded by the coding sequence GTGTATATTATAACCGAAGGAGGCCCCAAGGCGCTAGACCTTAATTTCACAAAAGTGGTTAATGAACGCAGCGGACAGGAAATTCAGACTTGTTACCAGTGCCAGAAATGTGCCTCCGGATGCCCCATTGCTGAATACGGGGATATGGATACCAATCAAGTTCTCCGGATGATTCAGTTTGGCCTAAAGGAAGAGGTCCTTAAAAGTAAAGCCATCTGGATTTGTGTGGGGTGTGAAACCTGCGGTGCCCGTTGCCCTAACGGCATTCGTATTGCAGCTGTCATGGATACCCTGCGGGAAATGGCTATTGAAGAAGGAGTAGCGCCGGCGGAAAAAGATATTTATTTATTCCACCAGTGTTTCTTGGACTCTGTAAAATCCCATGGCAGAGTTCATGAAGGCACCATGCTGATGAGATATAAACTGAAAAGCGGCCACTTGACGGATGATGTAGGGGTGGGTTTAAAAATGTTTTTGAAAGGAAAACTTGCCCTGTTCCCGCACAGTGTTCCCAGTAAAACGGAAGTTCGCCGCATTTTTGAATGGGCTAAGAAAAAGTAA
- a CDS encoding small, acid-soluble spore protein, alpha/beta type — MAKYMSDALKYELAREMGAADRIQGNDYGNLTSRECGNFVKLAIQRAERSML; from the coding sequence ATGGCCAAATACATGAGTGATGCCCTGAAGTACGAGCTGGCCCGGGAGATGGGTGCAGCAGACCGTATCCAAGGCAACGACTACGGTAATCTCACCTCAAGGGAGTGCGGTAATTTCGTTAAGCTGGCGATACAGAGGGCGGAACGCAGCATGTTATAA